A stretch of the Desulfobacter sp. genome encodes the following:
- the ftsY gene encoding signal recognition particle-docking protein FtsY — MAFNIFKKKEKETESGLFSKLKTGLSKTRQVLNTDVGQLFSSATAIDDHLFDDLEELLVTSDLGIDISIKIMDKIRKKAKSLKTGQELKQALKQELLTLFSGEPEPAQKTKPHVIMMVGVNGTGKTTTLGKLATRYTKQGKKVLIAAADTFRAAAIEQVEIWADRAGADLVRHKEGADPAAVAYDAVEAAMARDVDLVLIDTAGRLHTQKNLMEELKKIKRSVDKKLKGAPHEIMMVIDATTGQNAISQAKIFNQAVGLTQITVTKLDGTAKGGIVAAVSSIMDLPITHIGVGEGIEDLQDFDAQRFVNALFD, encoded by the coding sequence GTGGCCTTTAATATTTTTAAAAAAAAAGAAAAAGAGACTGAATCCGGACTGTTTTCAAAGCTAAAAACCGGATTGTCAAAAACCCGTCAGGTATTAAATACCGATGTTGGACAATTGTTTTCCAGTGCAACTGCCATTGATGATCATCTATTTGATGATCTTGAAGAACTATTGGTTACCTCGGATCTGGGCATAGATATTTCCATAAAGATTATGGACAAAATCCGTAAAAAGGCAAAATCCCTTAAAACCGGACAAGAACTCAAACAGGCGCTCAAACAAGAACTTCTCACCTTGTTTTCCGGTGAACCCGAACCTGCCCAAAAAACAAAACCCCATGTTATTATGATGGTGGGCGTGAATGGTACAGGAAAAACCACCACCCTTGGCAAACTTGCCACACGATACACCAAACAGGGTAAAAAAGTCCTGATTGCCGCAGCAGACACCTTTCGGGCCGCAGCCATTGAACAGGTTGAAATCTGGGCAGACAGGGCCGGTGCAGACCTTGTCAGGCACAAGGAAGGGGCTGACCCTGCTGCTGTGGCCTATGATGCGGTCGAAGCTGCCATGGCCCGGGACGTGGACCTGGTGCTCATTGATACGGCCGGCAGGCTGCACACCCAAAAAAATCTCATGGAAGAGTTAAAAAAGATCAAACGGTCCGTGGACAAAAAGTTAAAAGGAGCTCCCCATGAAATCATGATGGTGATCGATGCCACCACAGGACAAAACGCCATTTCCCAGGCAAAAATATTTAATCAGGCCGTAGGACTTACGCAGATTACCGTGACCAAACTTGACGGCACGGCCAAAGGCGGGATTGTGGCAGCGGTATCATCCATTATGGATCTTCCAATCACCCATATTGGTGTGGGCGAAGGCATTGAAGACCTCCAGGACTTTGATGCCCAGCGGTTTGTCAATGCATTGTTTGATTAA
- a CDS encoding GGDEF domain-containing protein encodes MAGQLDDKIAVLKDRIQKLESQKDILLKELDGLEERFESQDRLYRKYFPVILDIVSKEKTLFGKACKDLGTAMRKKASFSKIDYIFQQMKNAMLKEDIGPVSLKKKKGMFSFFLKSSSDTFIEDFKQSYHEVVNTLKSTLDKTYVKKLENVTAQIIRIQDSSDINDVRENIFALIFQYISQTSHEREKVNVFVKDIVSKILDIEAHFVNSYEQTNSLFSSNTGFETILSNEMNGLKKSSDMAASLDELKIKITQRLTSIENALHKKQRVDDAVSKLAKENQVSFKSGFAKLKKELADATRYSEELEKKINEDQLTGALNRRAYDKKIDEEMDRFLRYGNLFSLLLIDADEFKKINDRYGHAVGDRCLQEIIKRTHPLLRKNDMLARYGGEEFIIIMPETDEQGARSAAEKIRTTIEKIEFVYKNEKVKVTVSIGVSCVNKGDTKHEQVFERVDMAVYKAKENGRNQVMVH; translated from the coding sequence ATGGCGGGGCAACTGGACGATAAAATAGCGGTTTTAAAAGATCGTATTCAAAAATTAGAATCCCAGAAGGATATCCTTTTAAAAGAGCTGGATGGTCTAGAAGAACGGTTTGAAAGCCAGGACAGGCTGTATCGAAAGTATTTTCCCGTGATTTTGGATATAGTTTCAAAGGAAAAGACCCTCTTTGGTAAAGCCTGCAAGGACCTGGGCACTGCCATGAGGAAAAAAGCCTCCTTTTCCAAAATTGACTATATATTCCAGCAGATGAAAAACGCCATGCTCAAAGAGGATATCGGCCCTGTTTCCCTTAAAAAGAAAAAGGGGATGTTTTCCTTTTTTTTAAAATCTTCTTCCGACACATTTATAGAAGATTTTAAACAAAGCTACCATGAGGTGGTCAACACCCTCAAATCCACCCTGGATAAAACCTATGTTAAAAAACTGGAAAATGTTACGGCCCAGATTATCAGGATTCAGGATTCAAGCGATATCAACGATGTCAGGGAAAATATTTTTGCCTTAATTTTTCAATATATTTCACAAACCAGCCATGAAAGGGAAAAGGTCAATGTCTTTGTCAAAGATATTGTCAGCAAAATCCTGGACATAGAAGCCCATTTTGTCAATTCCTATGAGCAGACCAATTCCCTGTTTTCATCCAACACGGGATTTGAAACCATTTTAAGCAATGAGATGAACGGGTTGAAAAAATCCTCTGACATGGCAGCAAGTCTGGATGAACTGAAAATCAAAATTACCCAGCGCCTGACCTCCATTGAAAATGCCCTGCACAAAAAGCAGCGAGTGGATGATGCGGTCAGCAAACTTGCAAAAGAAAACCAAGTTTCTTTTAAATCAGGATTTGCCAAACTTAAAAAAGAACTGGCAGATGCCACCCGGTATTCTGAAGAGCTTGAAAAAAAGATCAATGAGGATCAGCTGACCGGGGCCTTAAACCGGAGGGCCTATGACAAAAAAATTGATGAAGAAATGGACCGGTTTTTAAGATATGGCAACCTTTTTTCCCTGTTGCTCATTGATGCGGACGAATTCAAGAAAATCAATGACCGGTATGGTCATGCCGTCGGAGACCGCTGCCTTCAGGAAATTATTAAAAGAACTCACCCTTTGTTGAGAAAAAATGATATGCTTGCCCGCTACGGCGGAGAAGAGTTTATTATCATCATGCCGGAAACCGATGAACAAGGTGCCCGGAGTGCTGCTGAAAAAATTCGAACCACGATTGAGAAAATCGAATTTGTATATAAGAACGAAAAGGTTAAAGTAACGGTCAGTATAGGGGTCTCCTGTGTGAACAAGGGAGACACAAAACATGAACAGGTCTTTGAACGAGTCGATATGGCCGTATACAAGGCCAAAGAAAACGGACGGAACCAGGTAATGGTTCATTAG
- a CDS encoding 6-phosphofructokinase, producing the protein MGSTETVPQALLDAACHVMSDDSMDTLARRSFSPKKIDIFNTQYSTLESRKQYQFIKDTEAERMLPGIINNSVQQVVAATKISKSEEQAFSKQRNVGVVFSGGPAPGGHNVIAGLYDEIKKYNSDSKVYGFLQGPDGLLEARYIEITQELVDRYRNMGGFSMIKTGRTKIDSGGKMEKALTTCRGLDLDALVIIGGDDSNTNAAFLAQHFKSSGIKVIGIPKTIDGDIQVKTDEGQTLCAISFGFHSAARSFARNISNLANDGSSDIKYWHVCKVMGRVASHLTLESALQTHVNLALIGEELADYIDEKRIEKASSLEGTDYNAYGITLRHLSRVICDIIVKRAAFGKNFGIMIIPEGILEFINEIQVFIIKLNKIIADYNNIHDLDFHRSFPGLNEKLDYLRLMSQGMIDTGAFPIWNLRDDELFNQLPSFFKEGLLVERDLHGNFQFSQVKTEKIVMDMVREYLDVLKEQGVYKVGIKRRDYLRFMELARMDPEMFAPAIFKNPDGEYLLVKPEIISLKTMKLALVNSGMMDAEEELPEALKTLFKKSEPDFKIQTHFYGYDGRGSDPTNFDCNYTYNLGLTAFHLIAGNATGQMAAILNLEQDFTHWEPIGIPIARLMHLEERKGRLELVIEKSIVDLNSNAFKIFQQIREDWVAADPGPDRFRNPGPVLFSGQTEEDRPLMLKLNSL; encoded by the coding sequence ATGGGATCGACAGAGACGGTACCACAGGCGTTGTTGGACGCCGCCTGCCACGTTATGTCAGACGATAGCATGGACACCTTGGCAAGACGATCATTTTCCCCCAAAAAAATTGACATTTTCAATACCCAATATTCAACCTTGGAATCCAGAAAACAATATCAGTTTATCAAGGATACAGAGGCGGAACGGATGCTGCCCGGGATTATCAATAATTCGGTTCAGCAGGTTGTGGCGGCAACAAAAATATCCAAATCCGAAGAACAGGCATTTTCAAAACAGCGCAATGTCGGGGTGGTTTTTTCAGGAGGCCCTGCTCCCGGAGGGCATAATGTTATTGCCGGGCTCTATGACGAGATTAAAAAGTATAATTCCGATTCCAAGGTATACGGGTTTCTGCAGGGACCTGACGGCCTGTTAGAGGCTCGGTACATAGAGATCACCCAGGAACTGGTTGACCGGTACAGAAACATGGGCGGATTTTCCATGATCAAAACCGGACGGACCAAAATCGATTCGGGCGGGAAAATGGAAAAAGCCTTGACCACCTGCCGGGGCCTGGATCTGGACGCCCTGGTGATTATCGGCGGGGACGACTCCAACACCAATGCAGCCTTTCTGGCACAGCATTTTAAATCTTCCGGCATTAAAGTGATCGGGATTCCCAAGACCATAGACGGAGATATCCAGGTGAAAACAGATGAGGGGCAGACCCTTTGCGCTATTTCATTTGGTTTTCATTCTGCGGCAAGATCTTTTGCACGAAATATTTCCAACCTTGCCAATGACGGCAGTTCTGATATCAAATATTGGCATGTGTGCAAGGTCATGGGCCGGGTGGCAAGTCATTTGACCCTGGAATCCGCCCTTCAGACCCATGTTAACCTGGCCCTTATCGGTGAGGAACTTGCCGATTATATTGACGAGAAACGAATTGAAAAAGCAAGTTCTCTTGAGGGCACGGATTACAATGCCTACGGGATTACCCTGCGTCATCTTTCCCGGGTGATCTGTGATATTATTGTTAAACGGGCAGCCTTTGGTAAAAATTTCGGGATCATGATCATCCCCGAGGGTATTCTGGAATTTATCAATGAAATTCAGGTGTTTATCATCAAACTCAACAAGATCATTGCCGATTACAACAATATCCATGATCTTGATTTTCACAGATCTTTTCCAGGGCTCAATGAAAAGCTGGACTACCTCAGACTAATGAGCCAGGGAATGATTGATACCGGGGCCTTTCCCATTTGGAACCTGAGAGATGACGAGCTGTTCAATCAATTGCCTTCATTTTTTAAAGAAGGGCTTTTGGTGGAAAGGGATTTACACGGCAATTTTCAATTTTCCCAGGTTAAAACAGAAAAGATTGTCATGGATATGGTCAGAGAATATCTTGATGTACTTAAGGAGCAGGGAGTATACAAGGTGGGGATCAAACGCCGGGATTACCTTCGATTTATGGAGTTGGCCAGAATGGATCCTGAGATGTTCGCACCGGCCATTTTCAAAAATCCTGACGGGGAATATCTTTTGGTCAAACCGGAAATTATTTCCCTTAAAACCATGAAACTCGCCCTGGTTAACTCGGGCATGATGGATGCCGAGGAGGAACTGCCCGAAGCACTCAAGACCTTGTTTAAAAAATCAGAGCCCGACTTTAAGATCCAGACTCATTTTTACGGGTATGACGGCAGGGGGTCGGACCCCACCAATTTTGACTGCAATTATACCTATAATCTGGGTTTGACTGCCTTTCATCTCATTGCCGGCAATGCCACAGGACAGATGGCAGCGATTTTAAATCTGGAACAGGATTTCACGCATTGGGAGCCCATCGGAATACCCATTGCCCGGCTGATGCATTTAGAAGAACGAAAAGGGCGGCTGGAACTTGTGATTGAAAAAAGCATTGTGGATTTGAACTCCAATGCCTTTAAGATTTTTCAGCAAATAAGAGAGGATTGGGTGGCCGCGGACCCGGGACCTGACCGGTTCAGAAATCCGGGCCCTGTTTTGTTCTCAGGCCAGACCGAAGAAGACAGGCCCTTGATGCTTAAACTCAATTCACTATAA